From Micromonospora echinospora:
CACCCGCAGCTCACCCGGCTGCGCACCACAGTGCTGGTACTGGACGCCGCCGGCCTCGGCCTGTTCACGGTCATCGGCACGCTCAAGGCCCTCGACGCCGCCGTGCCGCCGGTCGGCGCCTGCATGATCGGCATGCTCACCGCGATCGGTGGCGGGCTGGGCCGTGACCTGCTCACCGGCGAGATCCCGGTGGTGCTGCGCCGGGAGATCTACGCCCTCGCCGCGCTCGCCGGAGCGGTAACGGTGGCGCTGCTGTCGGCGTACGGACAGGCGACCGCCGTGCCGCTCACCGCCGCCGTCCTGCTCGTGTTCGGGCTGCGCCTGATCGCGCTGCGCCGGCGCTGGTCCGCGCCGGTGGCGACGCTGCGGCCGCCGCGCACCGGCACCGGGGGACCACTGTCCTGACCCGCCGTGCGCCGGGGTGCGCGGATGTGACAGGCGTGGCGTCGAGTGGGGCGTACGGCCCGCGCTGGTTATGCTGAGTCCGCCTTCGCGGCACAGGATGCGCGAGGGCGTTTTCATGGGCGGCGGCTCCCGTGGCCCCGGTCGGGCCCGCCGCCGTCCGCGGCGGAGAGGAGCTACGCGTGCCACCGCGGATGCCGACGCTCGACACGTTCCCGCCCCTGCGTGCCTGGCAACGCAAGGCGCTCGTGGAGTACCTGCGCCGCCGGACCGAGGACTTCACAGCGGTCGCCACGCCCGGCGCCGGTAAGACCACGTTCGCGCTGCGGATCGCCGCCGAGCTGCTCGCCGACGGCACCGTCGAGGCAGTCACCGTGGTCGCGCCGACCGAGCACCTGAAGACCCAGTGGGCGCAGGCCGCCGCCCGGGTCGGCATCCAGCTCGACGCCGCGTTCCGCAACGCCGACCTGCACTCCGCCGCCGACTTCCACGGCGCGGTCGTCACGTACGCCCAGGTGGGCATGGCGCCGCAGGTGCACCGCCGGCGCACCATGACCCGCCGCACGCTGGTCATCCTCGACGAGATCCACCACGCCGGCGACTCGCGGACCTGGGGCGACGGCGTCAAGGCGGCGTTCGAGCCCGCGGTACGCCGCCTGATGCTCACCGGTACGCCGTTCCGCTCCGACGACAACCCGATCCCGTTCGTCAGCTACGAGCGCGGCGGGGACGGGCTGCTGCGTTCCCGCGCCGACTCGGTCTACGGGTACTCCGACGCGTTGCGCGAGGGCGTGGTCCGGCCGGTGCTGTTCCTGGCGTACTCGGGGGAGACCCGGTGGCGCACCAACGCGGGTGAGGAGCTGGCGGCCCGGCTCGGCGAGCCGATGACGCAGGACCTGGTCGCACAGGCGTGGCGTACCGCGCTGGACCCGGCCGGCGACTGGATGCCGCAGGTGCTGCGCGCCGCCGACGCCCGGCTCAGCGTGCTGCGCGCCAACGGCATGCCGGACGCGGGCGGCCTGGTCATCGCCAGCGATCAACAGGTGGCCCGCGCGTACGCGAAGCTGCTGGAGCAGGTGACCGGCGAGAAGGCCGCCGTGGTGCTTTCCGACGACCAGGGCGCGTCCGCGCGGATCGCGACGTTCGCCGCCTCTCAGCAACGGTGGCTGGTAGCGGTGCGGATGGTGTCCGAGGGCGTCGACATCCCCCGGCTGGCAGTCGGCGTGTACGCGACCAGCGCCAGCACCCCGCTGTACTTCGCGCAGGCGATCGGCCGGTTCGTCCGGGCCCGCCGCTCCGGTGAGACCGCGTCGGTGTTCCTGCCCAGCGTGCCGCACCTGCTCGGGCTGGCGAGCGAGATGGAGGCCGAGCGGGACCACGTGCTCGGCAAGCCGAAGGACCGCGAGGGCTTCGACGACGACCTGTTGGAGCGCGCCCAGCGCGACGACGGCGCCAGCGGCGAGCTGGAGAAGCGCTTCGCCGCGCTCTCCGCCACCGCCGAGCTGGACCAGGTCATCTTCGACGGCGCGTCGTTCGGCACCGCCGCCCAGGCCGGTACGCCCGAGGAGGAGGAATACCTCGGCCTGCCCGGTCTGCTCACCGCCGACCAGGTCTCGCTGCTGCTGACCAAGCGGCAGGCCGAGCAGCTCGCCGCGCAGAAGCGCCGGGCCGCCCAGCGGACCGCTGAGCCGGCCGCTGCGGCCCCGGCGGTGGCGCCCCCACCGATGAGTGCCGCCCAGCGCCGCGTGGCGCTACGGCGGCAGCTGAACGCTCTGGTGGCCGCCCGGCACCACCACACCGGCCAGCCGCACGGCAAGATCCACGCCGAGCTGCGCCGGATCTGCGGCGGCCCGCCCAGCGCGCAGGCGACGATCGAGCAGCTCGAGGAGCGCATCGCCACCGTCCAGACCCTGTAAGGAAGGGCCCCTTCTTAACGCCTGCGGTAGTGCAGGGGCCCCTTGTTAACACCACGGGCAGGGGCACGCGGGGCGAGCACACAGAACCGGCCGGAGGCGACCCGTGTGGGTGCCTCCGGCCGGTTATGTCGTGATGTGGATTTCCTGTCGGACCTCAGTTCGCCATCAGATCGGCGCCACGCCAGCTGAACTCCGGGTCCGACGCGTAGCGCACGGTGATCTTCACGAGATCCTCCGCGTACTTGTTCGCGTGGTGCCCACAGAACACCAGCTCACTCCCACCCGCCAGGGTGATCCGGAGCTTGCCGGCGGCATTGCAGCGGTCGCACCGTTCATCGGTGGCCGGGGGGCTCACCGTCTCGGGCGGCGGCGTGAGGGTCGGGGTCATCGCCTTCCTCCTCTGGTCGTCACCGATGAACACTCTCTTCGGTTGCTCACCTATCGTGCAACACCCATCTCGGGCCCTGCCTTCCCTGTGTGCCCGCGGGGGACCGAGGTCACACATGGCGTGGGAGACAGTGTGCCGTGCACCAAGGGTGCCACGTCAACGATCACAAACAGGCAACCGATCGATCACCGATGAGTGTTCTACGGCTGGTGATCAAACCGGCACGAATTGTTGACGTCCGGTGGTCAGTCCAGGTAGTCGCGGAGCACCTGGGAACGCGAGGGGTGCCGCAACTTGGACATGGTCTTCGATTCGATCTGCCGGATGCGTTCCCGGGTCACGCCGTACACCTGGCCGATCTCGTCCAGGGTGCGCGGCTGACCGTCGGTGAGGCCGAAGCGCAGGCGCACCACGCCCGCCTCACGCTCGGACAGCGTCTGGAGGACCTGCTGGAGCTGGTCCTGGAGCAGCGAGAACGACACCGCGTCGACAGCGACGACCGCCTCGGAGTCCTCGATGAAGTCGCCGAGCTGGCTGTCACCCTCGTCGCCGATGGTCTGGTCCAGCGAGATGGGCTCCCGGGCGTACTGCTGGATCTCCAGCACCTTCTCCGGTGTGATGTCCATCTCCTTGGCAAGCTCCTCCGGGGTGGGCTCGCGGCCCAGGTCCTGGAGCAGCTCGCGCTGGATCCGGCCGAGCTTGTTGATCACCTCGACCATGTGCACGGGGATGCGGATGGTGCGGGCCTGGTCGGCCATGGCGCGGGTGATGGCCTGGCGGATCCACCAGGTGGCGTAGGTGGAGAACTTGTAGCCCTTGGTGTAGTCGAACTTCTCGACGGCGCGGATGAGGCCGAGGTTGCCTTCCTGGATGAGGTCGAGGAAGGCCATGCCGCGGCCGGTGTAGCGCTTGGCCAGTGAGACCACCAACCGCAGGTTGGCCTCCAGCAGGTGGTTCTTGGCCCGCTCGCCGTCCCGGGAGATCCACATCAGGTCGCGCTGCAGGTCGCGGACCAGCTTCTCCTCGCCCTCGTCGGCGGCGCGCAGCCGCTCGGCGGCGTAGAGGCCGGCCTCGATCCGCTTGGCCAGCTCGACCTCCTGCTCGGCGTTGAGCAGCGGAACCTTGCCGATCTGCTTGAGGTACGCCCGCACGGAGTCGGCGGAGGCGGTCAGCTCGGCGTCCCGGCGCGCCTGCTTGAGCGCCTCGGACTCCTCGTCGTCCCACTCGAAGTCGTTGTCGGTGGCGGAGCTGGCCGCGTCGGCCTCGGCGGCCCGGGTCAGCTCGGCCGGCTCCTCGACCACCACGTCCTCGATCTCGGCGGCCAGCTGCTCCGGGTCGATCTCGCCCTCGGCGCCGTCGGCCTTCCCCGGCTTCGCCGCGGCGGTCTTGGCGGCCACCGTGGCCTTGGTGGCGCGGGTCGCCTTGGTGGCCTTCGCCGGGGCGGCGGCCTTTGCGACGTCGGCCGTGGTGGCCTTGCGCGCGGTCGCCTTCCGGGGGGCCGGGGCGGGCGACTCCTCGGCGGCCGGCGCCTGCTTCGGGGCGGGCGCGGCGGCCTTCTTGGTGGTCTTGGCCGTGGTCGCGCGGGAGGCCGGGGTGGCGGACCGGGCGGCGGCGACGCGGCGGCGGGTGCTCGCCGAGCCGTCCACCACCACCGTCACGCCCGCCTCGGAGAGCGCGCGGAGGATCTTCTTGGCCTGGGCCGGGGTCACCTCAGCGGACTCGACGGTGCGCGCGAGCTGGGCCGACGTGAGCTGACCGCCGGCGCTCTGCGCATGGGCGATCAGGGTGTCGGTGAGCGAGCGAACGTCGGCGCCGGTCTGGCGGGGATCTGTCACGAAGACCTTCCGGAGGCGAAAGAGCGAGCACGGCCGGGTCGTCCGGCGCAGCATGGGACGGCCGTGCCGGGCGAGTCGTTGAGGACCCCCGTGTCCCGGGCCGTCCGGTCGCTGGCGGTCCGTGGCGCGTGGGCAGGGTGAATTGTAACGCCGTCCGCCGCGATCATCCCGCGCCGCACGGCGGACCGGCGGTCCGGGACCGCCGAATCGGCGCAGATGTGGACTTTGTAAGGATGATACCCGCGCACGAGTGGGCCGGTCCCGATCGTGCGGGAAGGGGACGAACATGATCACCGCGACGCCTACGGCGCGGGAGTTGCTCACGATCGCGGTCGACGTGGCCCGGGAGGCCGCCGCCACCGCGTACCGGATGCGGGTCGAGGGTGTCTCGGTGGCCGCGACCAAGAGCACGGTGACCGACGTGGTCACCGCCGCCGACCGGGCGGTGGAACGGCAGGTCCTGGCCGCGTTGCGGCAGCGGCGGCCGGGCGACGCGGTGCTGGGTGAGGAGTACGGCGCGGGGGAGACCGGGCCGGCGGACGCCGACGGGGTGCGCTGGATCCTCGACCCGATCGACGGCACCGTCAACTACCTGTACGGGCTGCCCTACTGCGCGGTCTCGCTGGCCGCCGAGGTGGCCGGCGAGGTGGTCGCCGGGGTGGTCCGCAACGTCGTCACCGGCGAGGAGTGGACCGCGACGCTCGGCGGCGGCGCCTGGCGCGACGGGCAGCGGCTGAGCGGCTCGGCGGCGACCGATCTCGGCCAGGCGCTCGTGGCCACCGGCTTCGGCTACGACGCCGCCCGCCGGGCCCACCAGGCGCGGGTGGTGGCCGAGTTGATCCCGCACATCCGGGACATCCGCCGGATGGGCGCCGCCGCGCTCGACCTCTGCCTGGTCGCCGAGGGGCGGGTGGACGCGTACTACGAGAAGGGGCTGGCCGCCTGGGACCTGGCCGCCGGCGGGCTGGTCGCCCGGGAGGCCGGCTTGCTGGTGACCGGCCTGTCCGGCCGCCCGGCCGGACCGGACATGGTGCTCGCCGCGCCGCCCGCGCTGCACGGGCCGCTGCACGCCCGGCTGGTCGACCTGGACGCCTCCGGCGGGCCGTGACCGGCGCCGCAGACGCGACAGGGCGGCCTCCCCGGAGGAAGACCGCCCCGCGTGGCCGGGCCTGCCCGTCGCCTACTTAGCGACCGGCTTCGGGCAGGTCTCGGGCGGCGCCTGCGGCGCGCCCAGGTCGCCGAGCGACTGGTTGACCTCGGTGGTGGTGGCGAGCTGCTGGAACTGGTTGCCCAGGACCACGTCGACCACGTCGTCCTTGCGGTTCGCGTCGAACTTCTGGTTGGCCTCGTTGAGGAAGTACGCGCGCAGCAGGTGCGCCGAGCCCACGGCGTTGGGCCCGAACCGCAGCTCGGCCACGCCGTCGAACGCCTTCTTCTCGTTGCCGACCTTCTTGACCTGGAACTTGCGGTTGCGGAAGTCGTCCGCGACGCTGCCGGCCCGGCCGGCCTCGTCGGTGGCGTTGTAGACGTTGATCTTGACGTCCTTCTGTTCCCGCAGCCGCAGGTCGACCAGGGGCCAGCCGTCCGGGCAGGCGGCCGCCGTACCGGCTGTGCCCTGACTGTCCTTCAGCACGGCGACGACCACGATGACCAGGGCGATGGCCGCCAGCAGTCCGACGACAACGAGTGCCCGCACTCGCGCAAAACTCATCCTGGGCGCTCCCCGGACAGTGATTGGGTGGTGGCGGGCGACGCGGTCGGGCCGCGACCGGTCGGCCGTCCAGTACGCCGCTGAGGTTAACGCTTGTCCGGCTCAGGCGTGGAAACAGTCCGACATACCGGCGCGCCACGCGGTGAACCGGTAGGACTACCCCTATCTTCGTGTCGCCTGAGTCACATTGGGAACAACTTCGGGCGCAGAGGCGTACATCTCCCTCGCGAGGGCGGTATACATGCCTCGCCCACAGGGGGGGTAAGGTTCCGCGCTCACCGGGGGTGTTCCGCTCCGGCGAGCCCGGCCCACCGCTCATCGGGTCGGGTGCCCGACAGAGATGGTGGCCGGTCAGGGGAACCGAAACGGCGTCGTCCGGCGTTACAACCGGCAGCGACAATATCGATATTGGAGAGTGAAACCGATGGCCACCGACTACGACGCCCCGCGTCGCGACGAGGTCGACCTCGGCGAGGACAGCCTGGAAGAGCTCAAGGCCCGGCGGGTCGACTCACAGTCGGGCGCCGTGGACGTCGACGAGGCCGAGGTGGCCGAGAGCTTCGAGCTGCCCGGCGCCGATCTGGCCGACGAGGAGCTCACGGTCAAGGTCCTCCCGATGCAGCAGGACGAGTTCCGGTGCGCCCGCTGCTTCCTGGTACACCACCGCAGCCAGCTGGCGGTCGAGCGCAACGGCGACCTGATCTGCCGCGAGTGCGTCTGATCCCGACCGGGGACACCAGCGGCGGCCTCCTCGACGGGGCCGCCGCTGTTCGAGCCGCCGCCGTGCGCCGGTGGCCGGTTGCTGCTTGACTTCTTACGGGCGGCTGCCACGCCGCGCGGAGCAGGAGGGCGGACGGGTGAGCGAGCGCAGCGAGAGGGCCGGCACCGACCGGACCCCGGTTCCAGCGGCGAGACCGGCATCGACCGACCCGGATGCGACGTCCGAGCCGACCGGCTCCGGCCCGGCGTCCGGTGAGCCGGGCGCGGACGCCGGGGAACTCGGCGCGACAGTCGCCGCCCTGACCGCCGACGACATCGCTCCGGCCCGCCGGCGGCAACTGCTGACCCGGCTGGTCGGGCAGGCTCGCGCCCGAGGGGTCACCGATCTGTTCAAGCCGCGGGCGGCGGTGCGCTGGATGACCGACACGGTCGCCGAGATCGCCCCGCACGTGCCGATCCGCGACCTCGCCACGCTGCGGCGGCACTTCCCCGGCCTGGACGACGACGCGCTCGCCGACCGGCTGGTCCGCAACGCGTCCCGGGCCACCGCCGGGGTCGGCGCGGCCGGCGGTGGCGTGGCCGCGGTCGAGTGGGCGGTGACGCCCACGCTGCTCT
This genomic window contains:
- a CDS encoding trimeric intracellular cation channel family protein; its protein translation is MTTSTALLLADLTGVAVFAASGASAAVAKRLDLFGVVFVGVVAALGGGIFRDLAIDEVPPLAFADWRYAATASLTAAAVFWLHPQLTRLRTTVLVLDAAGLGLFTVIGTLKALDAAVPPVGACMIGMLTAIGGGLGRDLLTGEIPVVLRREIYALAALAGAVTVALLSAYGQATAVPLTAAVLLVFGLRLIALRRRWSAPVATLRPPRTGTGGPLS
- a CDS encoding DEAD/DEAH box helicase, with the translated sequence MPPRMPTLDTFPPLRAWQRKALVEYLRRRTEDFTAVATPGAGKTTFALRIAAELLADGTVEAVTVVAPTEHLKTQWAQAAARVGIQLDAAFRNADLHSAADFHGAVVTYAQVGMAPQVHRRRTMTRRTLVILDEIHHAGDSRTWGDGVKAAFEPAVRRLMLTGTPFRSDDNPIPFVSYERGGDGLLRSRADSVYGYSDALREGVVRPVLFLAYSGETRWRTNAGEELAARLGEPMTQDLVAQAWRTALDPAGDWMPQVLRAADARLSVLRANGMPDAGGLVIASDQQVARAYAKLLEQVTGEKAAVVLSDDQGASARIATFAASQQRWLVAVRMVSEGVDIPRLAVGVYATSASTPLYFAQAIGRFVRARRSGETASVFLPSVPHLLGLASEMEAERDHVLGKPKDREGFDDDLLERAQRDDGASGELEKRFAALSATAELDQVIFDGASFGTAAQAGTPEEEEYLGLPGLLTADQVSLLLTKRQAEQLAAQKRRAAQRTAEPAAAAPAVAPPPMSAAQRRVALRRQLNALVAARHHHTGQPHGKIHAELRRICGGPPSAQATIEQLEERIATVQTL
- a CDS encoding DUF7455 domain-containing protein; the encoded protein is MTPTLTPPPETVSPPATDERCDRCNAAGKLRITLAGGSELVFCGHHANKYAEDLVKITVRYASDPEFSWRGADLMAN
- a CDS encoding RNA polymerase sigma factor, yielding MTDPRQTGADVRSLTDTLIAHAQSAGGQLTSAQLARTVESAEVTPAQAKKILRALSEAGVTVVVDGSASTRRRVAAARSATPASRATTAKTTKKAAAPAPKQAPAAEESPAPAPRKATARKATTADVAKAAAPAKATKATRATKATVAAKTAAAKPGKADGAEGEIDPEQLAAEIEDVVVEEPAELTRAAEADAASSATDNDFEWDDEESEALKQARRDAELTASADSVRAYLKQIGKVPLLNAEQEVELAKRIEAGLYAAERLRAADEGEEKLVRDLQRDLMWISRDGERAKNHLLEANLRLVVSLAKRYTGRGMAFLDLIQEGNLGLIRAVEKFDYTKGYKFSTYATWWIRQAITRAMADQARTIRIPVHMVEVINKLGRIQRELLQDLGREPTPEELAKEMDITPEKVLEIQQYAREPISLDQTIGDEGDSQLGDFIEDSEAVVAVDAVSFSLLQDQLQQVLQTLSEREAGVVRLRFGLTDGQPRTLDEIGQVYGVTRERIRQIESKTMSKLRHPSRSQVLRDYLD
- a CDS encoding inositol monophosphatase family protein, which translates into the protein MITATPTARELLTIAVDVAREAAATAYRMRVEGVSVAATKSTVTDVVTAADRAVERQVLAALRQRRPGDAVLGEEYGAGETGPADADGVRWILDPIDGTVNYLYGLPYCAVSLAAEVAGEVVAGVVRNVVTGEEWTATLGGGAWRDGQRLSGSAATDLGQALVATGFGYDAARRAHQARVVAELIPHIRDIRRMGAAALDLCLVAEGRVDAYYEKGLAAWDLAAGGLVAREAGLLVTGLSGRPAGPDMVLAAPPALHGPLHARLVDLDASGGP
- a CDS encoding LytR C-terminal domain-containing protein, which gives rise to MRALVVVGLLAAIALVIVVVAVLKDSQGTAGTAAACPDGWPLVDLRLREQKDVKINVYNATDEAGRAGSVADDFRNRKFQVKKVGNEKKAFDGVAELRFGPNAVGSAHLLRAYFLNEANQKFDANRKDDVVDVVLGNQFQQLATTTEVNQSLGDLGAPQAPPETCPKPVAK
- a CDS encoding DUF4193 domain-containing protein, which codes for MATDYDAPRRDEVDLGEDSLEELKARRVDSQSGAVDVDEAEVAESFELPGADLADEELTVKVLPMQQDEFRCARCFLVHHRSQLAVERNGDLICRECV